Proteins co-encoded in one Cupriavidus nantongensis genomic window:
- a CDS encoding DUF3742 family protein, translating into MNTTTRISTAERLGRTLGRGWRAYVRGERRASSWLVSKGMPAAGATAFVWVVKLVALGVLLYTTFWLAVLLLLGVAAAWLAGNSARDDDRWAQQDELRNGEAGFGLYSSNGQRLDPHDPNDPFDD; encoded by the coding sequence ATGAACACCACGACACGCATCAGCACCGCAGAACGCCTCGGCCGCACCTTGGGTCGCGGATGGCGTGCCTACGTGCGCGGCGAACGCCGGGCATCGAGTTGGTTGGTGTCCAAGGGGATGCCGGCGGCCGGTGCCACCGCGTTCGTGTGGGTGGTCAAGCTGGTTGCGCTCGGGGTGCTGCTGTACACCACCTTCTGGCTGGCGGTGTTGCTACTGCTGGGCGTTGCGGCGGCATGGTTGGCTGGCAATTCGGCTAGGGATGATGACCGCTGGGCGCAACAGGATGAACTGCGCAATGGCGAGGCGGGCTTTGGCCTGTATTCTTCCAATGGCCAGCGGCTCGACCCTCACGACCCGAACGATCCGTTCGATGACTGA
- a CDS encoding conjugal transfer protein TraG N-terminal domain-containing protein, with amino-acid sequence MTLFTTDYLEYYLTLVSWIVNNGIWAVLVSSGVFALPFVAIIVQEWLKARAEGADEGNKGVLSAARIENRVFVAIVVVMFAGIPFIDVDLNTIQYDSSRSAQCQVSVPQPTDTGWSQSFSTINNQSAKVPVWWAFMHALSRAVTSASVAAIPCGTDLRQMRMEIDATRIDDPVLAQEVADFSRDCYGPARAKLFMQRPQLDEQQMHDVTWIGSRFFTDTNGYYDTYRSSTPRDDWPYDSNRDAGLAQVSSGGGYPTCRQWWADGGNGLRARLLGQVDPSLLNRLAGWAGFLSRAEVDDSVIRTIASPRQQKLNQGSVYTDYGGQIDKTLPNIVTRATGDVGMAVGAIAAFPAMDVARQALPMVLALLKMALVICIPLVLVVGTYDLKTVVTVSVVQFALFFTDFWFQLARWIDSTILDALYGWGFGWNRPHTNFDPLVGLNNAFGDMLLMFVTGTMFLVLPTFWVAALGWVGVKAGVIAQNLAVGSKEARDSAGSGVNKVAGKVL; translated from the coding sequence ATGACGCTTTTCACGACCGACTACCTGGAGTACTACCTGACGCTGGTGTCCTGGATCGTCAACAACGGCATCTGGGCGGTGCTGGTATCCAGCGGGGTATTCGCGCTGCCTTTCGTCGCCATCATCGTGCAGGAGTGGTTGAAGGCCCGTGCGGAAGGTGCCGACGAGGGCAATAAAGGCGTGCTGAGCGCCGCCCGCATCGAGAACCGGGTCTTCGTCGCCATCGTGGTGGTGATGTTCGCCGGCATTCCGTTCATCGACGTGGACCTGAACACCATCCAGTACGACAGCTCGCGCTCGGCCCAGTGCCAGGTCAGCGTGCCGCAGCCCACGGATACCGGCTGGTCGCAGTCCTTCAGCACCATCAACAACCAGTCGGCGAAGGTGCCCGTCTGGTGGGCGTTCATGCATGCACTCTCGCGCGCCGTCACGAGCGCCTCGGTGGCGGCGATCCCGTGTGGCACGGACCTGCGGCAGATGCGCATGGAGATCGACGCCACGCGCATCGATGACCCGGTGCTGGCTCAGGAAGTAGCGGATTTCTCGCGGGATTGCTATGGGCCTGCACGGGCCAAATTGTTCATGCAGCGCCCTCAGCTCGATGAGCAGCAGATGCACGACGTGACCTGGATCGGATCGCGGTTCTTCACCGACACGAACGGCTACTACGACACGTACCGTTCCAGCACGCCGCGCGATGACTGGCCCTATGACAGCAACCGCGACGCCGGGCTGGCTCAGGTATCCAGTGGCGGTGGCTACCCGACCTGCAGGCAATGGTGGGCCGATGGCGGTAATGGCCTGCGGGCACGCTTGCTGGGACAGGTGGACCCGAGCCTGCTCAATCGCCTGGCGGGCTGGGCCGGGTTCCTGAGCCGAGCCGAGGTGGACGACTCGGTAATCCGCACGATCGCGTCACCGCGGCAGCAGAAATTGAACCAGGGCAGCGTCTATACCGACTACGGCGGCCAGATCGACAAGACCCTGCCGAACATTGTGACGCGGGCCACGGGCGATGTTGGGATGGCAGTCGGCGCGATTGCCGCGTTTCCAGCCATGGACGTCGCGAGGCAGGCCCTGCCCATGGTGCTTGCATTGCTCAAGATGGCACTGGTTATCTGCATCCCGCTCGTGCTGGTCGTGGGCACCTATGACCTGAAGACGGTGGTCACGGTCAGCGTCGTGCAGTTCGCGCTGTTCTTCACGGACTTCTGGTTTCAGCTTGCACGCTGGATTGACAGCACCATCCTCGACGCGCTCTATGGCTGGGGGTTCGGCTGGAACCGGCCGCACACCAATTTCGACCCGTTGGTAGGACTGAACAACGCCTTCGGTGACATGCTCCTAATGTTCGTCACGGGCACGATGTTTCTGGTCCTGCCGACGTTTTGGGTCGCTGCCTTGGGGTGGGTCGGAGTTAAGGCTGGGGTGATTGCTCAGAACCTTGCTGTCGGCTCCAAGGAAGCGCGTGATAGCGCCGGGTCAGGTGTAAACAAGGTAGCCGGCAAGGTTCTGTGA
- the soxR gene encoding redox-sensitive transcriptional activator SoxR — translation MISAPSTAPHILRYLAIVKVAQRAGLSLDEVLDALGQYQPGVHLIAAHWRRVASRWREDLDDRITQLMRLRDELGGCIGCGCLSLKECPLRNPGDILAGQGPGARILERE, via the coding sequence ATGATCAGTGCCCCCAGCACCGCGCCCCATATCTTGAGGTATCTGGCCATCGTCAAAGTCGCGCAGCGGGCCGGACTATCGCTGGACGAAGTGCTCGACGCTCTCGGGCAGTATCAGCCGGGCGTTCATCTGATTGCTGCGCATTGGCGCCGTGTGGCGTCTAGGTGGCGTGAAGACCTTGACGACCGCATTACGCAGTTGATGCGGCTGCGGGACGAACTCGGGGGATGTATCGGGTGCGGTTGTCTCTCTCTCAAAGAGTGCCCGTTGCGTAATCCGGGCGACATACTCGCGGGCCAGGGGCCCGGTGCGCGTATCCTTGAGCGAGAATAG
- a CDS encoding MerR family DNA-binding transcriptional regulator, translated as MIHAETMMKQRSVRTATPTTVVAKPFATERVPIVGDVASLGGVTVSNVRFYEAERLIHATRTAGNQCLYGPVSSTYASFK; from the coding sequence ATGATCCACGCCGAGACGATGATGAAACAACGATCTGTACGAACAGCCACCCCGACGACGGTGGTCGCCAAGCCTTTTGCCACGGAACGTGTGCCAATTGTTGGCGACGTCGCCAGCCTCGGCGGCGTAACCGTGTCCAACGTTCGTTTCTATGAAGCAGAGAGGTTGATCCATGCTACACGCACGGCAGGCAACCAGTGCCTCTATGGGCCCGTATCTAGCACCTATGCCAGTTTCAAGTAG
- a CDS encoding NAD(P)H-binding protein, with product MTRLLSPCLLVAGAHDPLGRRVVELLLRRDETEVIATSRQPVHLVDLAARGARIRGADPDDAASLDAAFTGAHRLLLLPGAADGSWSRRRQLQAMIDAAARVGVRTVVYAAQIEVFDPSLMTVARECETVAQACEARNLALSVLRVSWPMERLFPRIILALRCGKWFSSAPQGRLPYVAGEDVARTAAAVLRAAPVPPGELAITGPQALTAEALVNSINIIFGASIDLVPVSEEALALHLQVSGFPKSTVREALIIEEVSKRGLAPFSDGVIEQMTGQPPRSIEAVLVEHRLDLLLSTSTPRL from the coding sequence GTGACCCGGTTGCTTTCTCCGTGCCTGCTGGTTGCCGGTGCCCATGATCCGCTCGGCCGGCGCGTCGTCGAACTGCTGCTGCGCCGCGATGAAACGGAGGTCATCGCCACCAGCCGCCAACCAGTGCACCTTGTGGATCTGGCTGCCCGTGGGGCGCGTATTCGCGGCGCGGATCCCGACGATGCAGCGTCCCTGGATGCCGCCTTCACCGGCGCACACCGCCTGCTGCTCCTGCCGGGCGCTGCCGACGGCTCGTGGTCGCGGCGTCGCCAACTGCAGGCCATGATCGATGCCGCAGCGCGCGTCGGCGTCCGCACCGTGGTGTACGCGGCCCAGATCGAAGTGTTCGACCCCTCGCTGATGACTGTAGCGCGGGAATGCGAGACGGTGGCACAGGCATGCGAGGCTCGCAACCTAGCCTTGTCAGTCTTGCGGGTGAGTTGGCCTATGGAGCGATTGTTTCCGCGGATCATCCTGGCGCTTCGGTGCGGGAAATGGTTTAGCTCAGCGCCGCAAGGCAGACTGCCTTACGTGGCGGGCGAGGACGTGGCGCGCACCGCTGCGGCGGTACTGCGGGCGGCCCCTGTTCCGCCCGGAGAGCTGGCGATCACCGGCCCGCAGGCTCTCACCGCCGAGGCGCTGGTGAACAGCATCAATATCATCTTCGGAGCCAGCATCGACCTGGTGCCCGTCAGTGAGGAAGCCCTGGCGCTGCATCTGCAGGTCTCGGGCTTTCCGAAATCCACGGTGCGAGAGGCGCTGATCATCGAAGAGGTGTCCAAACGCGGGCTGGCGCCGTTCTCCGACGGTGTCATCGAGCAGATGACCGGTCAGCCGCCGCGCAGCATCGAGGCGGTGCTGGTCGAACACCGCCTCGATTTGCTGTTGTCCACCAGCACCCCCCGGCTTTGA
- a CDS encoding MerR family transcriptional regulator: protein MNEGLGDWMTVGRLAKVAGVGVETIRYYQGRGLLPIPKNAGSFRRYPASMIQRIGFIKRAQSLGFSLDEVKSLLDLEDGRNRRAIQTVTRRRLDQIDEKVGDLQRMRGALRDMLERCEDTGEALPCPIIAALMGPLNTSE from the coding sequence ATGAACGAAGGTTTGGGTGATTGGATGACGGTTGGCAGGCTGGCGAAGGTCGCTGGCGTCGGCGTGGAGACAATCCGCTACTACCAGGGACGCGGCCTGTTGCCGATCCCGAAGAACGCCGGCAGCTTCCGGCGCTACCCCGCTTCGATGATCCAGCGGATCGGCTTCATCAAGCGCGCTCAGAGCCTTGGGTTCTCGCTGGACGAGGTGAAGTCGCTCTTGGATCTGGAGGATGGGCGGAATCGCCGGGCTATTCAGACGGTGACACGGCGGCGCCTTGACCAGATCGATGAGAAGGTTGGCGACCTTCAGCGCATGCGAGGCGCTCTGAGAGACATGCTGGAGAGGTGCGAAGACACGGGAGAGGCGCTTCCTTGCCCTATCATTGCTGCGCTCATGGGGCCTTTGAATACGTCCGAATGA
- a CDS encoding type II toxin-antitoxin system PrlF family antitoxin yields MPAIHEVATLTSKGQITLPKPIRQALGVDAGGKLAFDLRGSEVVVTRVDAEHEDPAIGAFLSLLARDIEAGRNVRGLPEDLARAMLEHAGHGVNLDEEIDGKVEL; encoded by the coding sequence ATGCCTGCCATCCACGAAGTCGCCACGCTGACCTCTAAAGGCCAGATCACGCTGCCCAAGCCCATCCGGCAGGCGCTCGGCGTCGATGCCGGCGGCAAGCTCGCGTTCGATCTGCGGGGCAGCGAAGTCGTCGTCACCCGTGTTGATGCCGAGCACGAGGACCCCGCCATTGGCGCGTTTCTGAGCCTGCTGGCCCGCGACATCGAAGCTGGCCGGAACGTCCGGGGCCTGCCCGAGGATCTGGCGCGCGCCATGCTGGAGCATGCTGGCCACGGTGTGAACCTGGACGAGGAGATCGACGGGAAAGTGGAACTCTGA
- a CDS encoding type II toxin-antitoxin system YhaV family toxin, whose translation MQRHGWTLLFHDCVIEQLQKLHAAARRAQENDPAGFESNANVKLFRALSQLMLDVVPGDPARDEYRQGNTLGPAHRHWRRAKIGRRFRLFFRYDSKAKVIVYAWVNDEQTLRSSGSKSDPYVVFEKMLGRGNPPDDWHALIQASKQDWSKLE comes from the coding sequence ATGCAACGGCATGGCTGGACGCTGCTCTTCCACGACTGCGTGATCGAGCAGTTGCAGAAACTGCATGCGGCCGCGAGGCGCGCGCAGGAGAATGACCCGGCGGGCTTCGAGTCCAATGCCAACGTCAAGCTCTTCCGGGCCCTGAGCCAGTTGATGTTGGATGTGGTGCCAGGCGATCCGGCACGCGACGAGTACCGCCAGGGCAACACCTTGGGACCTGCCCACCGCCACTGGCGAAGGGCCAAGATCGGACGGCGGTTCCGGCTGTTCTTCCGGTACGACTCGAAGGCGAAGGTCATTGTGTACGCCTGGGTCAACGATGAACAGACCCTGCGGTCTTCGGGTAGCAAATCGGACCCGTATGTCGTGTTCGAGAAGATGCTCGGACGCGGGAACCCACCAGACGACTGGCACGCGCTGATACAGGCAAGCAAGCAGGATTGGAGCAAACTGGAATAG
- the mobH gene encoding MobH family relaxase, whose protein sequence is MLSLFQRKRPAVATAPTPPPASDLPKGLMRPESAASLLATPRRQKLLEHIWQRTSLSRKQFATLYRAPLERYAELVQAFPASEAHHHAYPGGMLDHGLEIVAYSLKLRQSHLLPIGASPEDQAAQSEAWTAAVAYAALLHDIGKIAVDLHIELADGSLWHPWHGPLHQPYRFRYRDDREYRLHSAATGLLYRQLLDRDALDWLSGYPDLWGPLLYVLAGQYEHAGVLGELVVQADRASVAQELGGDPARAMAAPKHALQRKLLDGLRYLLKEELKLNQPEASDGWLTEDALWLVSKTVSDKLRAHLLSEGIDGIPTNNTAVFNVLQDHGILQPTSDGKAVWRATVTSATGWSHSFTLLRLAPALIWEAGERPASFTGTVAIDAAAIEKDAGSEAAPPMTAAKPVLEEQTTPPWEGSSPANLASPPAVQPLPDVMEDMLAMVGSGHLLATRQDAEPVPAFATSSLVLPVPASKSSASTQQPSGEHFMGWLRHGLQSRKLILNDAKALVHTVDDTVFLVSPGVFQRYVQEHPQVPALAKQDAVVDWQWVQKRFEKLQVHRKQPSSLNIWTCEVTGPRKSRKLHGYLLDDPGQLFDERPPNNPYLKLA, encoded by the coding sequence ATGCTCTCTCTGTTCCAGCGAAAACGGCCCGCGGTCGCTACCGCTCCGACGCCACCTCCCGCATCCGACCTCCCGAAAGGGTTGATGCGGCCCGAGTCGGCCGCATCGCTGCTGGCCACCCCGCGCCGGCAGAAACTGCTGGAGCACATCTGGCAGCGCACGTCGCTCTCACGTAAGCAGTTCGCCACCTTGTACCGGGCGCCACTGGAACGCTACGCCGAGCTGGTCCAGGCTTTCCCGGCTTCCGAGGCGCATCATCACGCTTACCCCGGCGGCATGCTCGACCACGGCCTGGAAATCGTCGCCTACAGCCTGAAGCTGCGGCAGTCCCATCTGCTGCCCATTGGCGCCAGTCCCGAAGACCAGGCGGCGCAGTCTGAAGCCTGGACTGCCGCAGTCGCTTATGCCGCGCTGCTGCACGACATCGGCAAGATCGCCGTCGATCTGCACATCGAACTGGCCGACGGCTCGCTGTGGCACCCCTGGCACGGCCCGCTGCACCAGCCATACCGCTTCCGCTACCGCGACGATCGAGAATATCGGCTCCACAGCGCTGCGACAGGTTTGCTCTACCGCCAACTCCTCGACCGTGATGCCCTGGACTGGCTCAGTGGCTATCCCGACCTGTGGGGACCGCTGCTCTACGTCCTGGCCGGCCAGTACGAGCACGCCGGCGTGCTGGGCGAACTTGTCGTACAGGCCGACCGCGCTTCCGTGGCCCAAGAGTTGGGAGGCGATCCCGCGCGCGCTATGGCCGCCCCCAAGCACGCGCTGCAACGCAAGCTGCTGGACGGGTTGCGCTACCTGCTCAAGGAAGAGTTGAAGCTGAACCAGCCCGAAGCCTCCGATGGCTGGCTCACCGAGGACGCCTTGTGGCTGGTGAGCAAGACGGTTTCGGACAAGCTACGTGCGCACCTGCTGTCAGAGGGCATCGATGGCATCCCTACGAACAACACTGCGGTGTTCAACGTGCTTCAGGACCACGGCATATTGCAGCCGACGTCGGACGGGAAGGCGGTCTGGCGCGCGACCGTGACCAGTGCGACCGGCTGGTCCCACTCATTTACCCTGCTGCGTCTAGCTCCCGCGCTGATCTGGGAAGCTGGCGAACGGCCAGCATCGTTTACCGGCACGGTGGCAATCGACGCTGCGGCAATCGAGAAGGATGCTGGCTCGGAGGCTGCCCCGCCTATGACTGCCGCGAAGCCTGTCTTGGAAGAACAGACGACGCCACCTTGGGAAGGCAGCAGCCCCGCTAACTTGGCTTCACCGCCCGCAGTTCAGCCCCTGCCTGACGTCATGGAAGACATGCTGGCGATGGTGGGCTCCGGACACCTCCTTGCGACGCGACAGGATGCAGAGCCCGTCCCGGCCTTCGCAACGAGTTCGCTGGTACTGCCTGTGCCAGCGTCTAAATCTTCGGCATCGACACAGCAGCCTTCGGGCGAGCACTTCATGGGCTGGCTTAGGCATGGCTTGCAGAGCCGAAAGCTGATTCTCAACGATGCCAAGGCACTGGTGCATACCGTGGACGACACGGTGTTCCTGGTAAGCCCTGGGGTGTTTCAGCGCTATGTCCAGGAGCATCCTCAAGTTCCAGCACTCGCCAAGCAGGATGCCGTTGTCGACTGGCAATGGGTCCAGAAGCGCTTCGAGAAGCTGCAGGTCCATCGCAAGCAGCCCAGCAGCTTGAACATCTGGACCTGCGAGGTCACCGGCCCGCGCAAGTCGCGCAAGCTGCATGGCTACTTACTCGATGACCCTGGCCAACTGTTCGATGAGCGGCCACCGAACAATCCCTACTTGAAACTGGCATAG